The Saccharomycodes ludwigii strain NBRC 1722 chromosome II, whole genome shotgun sequence genome window below encodes:
- the CDC42 gene encoding Rho family GTPase CDC42 (similar to Saccharomyces cerevisiae YLR229C | CDC42 | Cell Division Cycle) — translation MQTLKCVVVGDGAVGKTCLLISYTTNQFPADYVPTVFDNYAVTVMIGDEPYTLGLFDTAGQEDYDRLRPLSYPSTDVFLVCFSVISPPSFENVKEKWFPEVHHHCPGVPCLIVGTQVDLRDDKVIIERLQRQRLRPITREQGERLARELKAVKYVECSALTQRGLKNVFDEAIVAALEPPTIKKSKKCTIL, via the coding sequence ATGCAAACCTTAAAATGTGTAGTTGTTGGCGATGGTGCCGTTGGTAAAACATGTCTATTGATTTCGTACACAACAAATCAGTTCCCGGCTGATTACGTTCCAACTGTGTTCGATAATTATGCTGTTACAGTTATGATTGGTGACGAACCATATACTTTAGGTTTATTTGATACCGCTGGACAAGAAGATTATGATAGATTGAGACCATTATCTTATCCTTCCACTGatgtttttttagtttGTTTCAGTGTTATATCTCCACCATCCTTTGAAAatgttaaagaaaaatggtTCCCAGAGGTACACCACCATTGCCCTGGTGTTCCATGTTTGATTGTTGGTACCCAAGTGGATTTAAGAGATGACAAAGTCATTATTGAAAGATTACAGAGACAAAGACTTCGCCCCATTACTAGAGAACAAGGTGAGAGATTAGCCAGAGAATTAAAAGCTGTTAAATATGTGGAGTGTTCCGCTTTAACTCAACGTggattaaaaaatgtttttgacGAAGCCATTGTAGCAGCTTTAGAGCCACCCACCATCAAAAAGAGTAAGAAGTGTACCATTTTGTAA
- the GCD6 gene encoding translation initiation factor eIF2B catalytic subunit epsilon (similar to Saccharomyces cerevisiae YDR211W | GCD6 | General Control Derepressed), which produces MAVKKSKNNNKHNSNNKKNNGHTNDNFTPEERLQAVVLTDSFQTRFMPLTNDKPRCLLPLANQPLLEYTLEFLAKANVVNEVYLVCASHADQIKKYIMESKWSLPWSPFKVNTIMSLESRSVGDAMRDIDNRGIITGDFILVSGDLVTNMNFENFLNFHKQQKNVDKDHIVTMCLAECSQFDRLRGQQPAAFIMDKSNNRCLYYQEIPKASCPKKLKTSVNLDPEILEGVAEFVLRNDLVDCFVDICSPQVPAIFQENFDYEFLRRDFVKGVLSSDLLKKHIYSYITGNANSNGNSSNNNNEYCARVESWSSYDMISQDLLNRSCYPLVLEANLLNDQTYSYEMPHIYKENNVILAQSCKIDKNTAIGSNTKIGHGTFIENSIIGRNVTIGDNVKIINSYIWDNAVVEDNCIVYHSILAYNVKLGCNVELKDGCVIGFNCVIDSDKVIPKGTKLALKPVTKYSKKNAFMDDLRDGEGSSDDVSSDDEDFSEDIASDSSSATTTNTAKVSDLKLLSLEIIGKNGQGYIYNSDNDDDDDDDDDDDDDDDDEQITDKSIKNTLCYQMDELYLSDSNLSGGSNSMKRIRRKKKRTMSTTSYVTEDEYISDDVEDGDDDDEDFNKEAIDTIERSMENNHDLDTAMLEMNTLRMSMNVTYHEVRLATVQAMMKRVYNFVMTGTLKPKEAVVKVFAHWGALFKREAFDEDEFVDLMNIIMNDCEQVFSSVSSAGSGVKPPPGFEIKADFILFNCFNILYDLDILEEEIIYKWWDLLNKDNGQSREVNRLVTKWIEWLKTAEEEEEEEEEEEEEEDNENGATEK; this is translated from the coding sequence ATGGCCGTGAAGAAATccaagaataataataaacacaacagcaacaataagaaaaacaatGGTCACACTAATGACAACTTTACTCCCGAAGAAAGATTACAAGCCGTTGTTTTAACGGATTCTTTTCAGACGAGATTTATGCCGTTAACCAATGATAAGCCAAGATGCCTATTACCTTTGGCTAACCAACCACTATTAGAATATACCTTGGAGTTCTTAGCTAAGGCCAATGTCGTGAATGAAGTCTATTTGGTATGTGCATCGCATGCTGATcagattaaaaaatatataatggAAAGCAAATGGAGTTTGCCATGGTCACCTTTCAAAGTCAATACAATCATGTCATTAGAAAGCAGAAGTGTAGGTGATGCTATGAGAGACATCGACAACAGGGGTATCATTACTGGTGATTTTATATTGGTTTCTGGTGATTTAGTCACCAATAtgaattttgaaaattttttgaattttcacaagcaacaaaaaaatgttgaCAAGGACCACATAGTTACCATGTGCTTAGCTGAGTGTTCTCAGTTTGATAGGCTAAGAGGACAACAGCCTGCAGCATTTATAATGGACAAGAGCAACAATCGATGCTTGTATTATCAGGAGATCCCTAAGGCTAGTTGTCCCAAGAAACTGAAAACTAGCGTTAACCTTGACCCCGAAATTTTGGAGGGTGTTGCTGAATTTGTTTTACGCAATGATTTAGTTGATTGCTTTGTTGATATTTGTTCTCCTCAAGTTCCTGCCATTTTCCAGGAAAACTTTGATTACGAATTTCTGAGAAGGGATTTTGTCAAGGGTGTTTTAAGCAGTGATTTGCtgaaaaaacatatttattCTTATATCACAGGAAATGCTAACAGTAACGGtaacagcagcaacaataataatgagtATTGTGCCAGAGTAGAAAGCTGGTCTTCATATGATATGATTTCACAGGATTTACTTAATAGAAGTTGCTATCCATTGGTTTTAGAAgctaatttattaaatgacCAAACTTATTCATATGAAATGCCACACATTTATAAGGAAAATAACGTTATCTTGGCACAATCTTGCAAAATTGACAAGAATACGGCAATTGGTAGTAACACCAAAATTGGTCATGGCacttttattgaaaatagtattattggCAGAAATGTAACCATTGGAGATAATGTTAAGATTATAAACAGTTACATATGGGATAATGCTGTTGTGGAGGATAATTGTATCGTTTATCATTCCATTTTGGCCTATAATGTGAAGCTAGGCTGTAATGTCGAATTAAAAGATGGCTGTGTTATTGGATTTAATTGTGTAATTGATTCTGATAAAGTTATTCCAAAAGGTACAAAATTAGCTTTGAAACCTGTTACCAAAtactcaaaaaaaaatgcatttATGGATGATTTACGCGATGGTGAAGGTTCTAGCGATGATGTTTCAAGCGACGATGAAGATTTTAGTGAGGACATAGCCAGTGATTCAAGTAgtgctactactactaatacGGCTAAAGTTTCCGACCTAAAACTATTGTCTTTAGAAATAATTGGTAAAAATGGCCAAGGTTATATCTATAATAGTGATaatgatgacgatgatgatgacgacGATGACGATGACGATGACGACGATGATGAGCAAATTACTGATAAGTCgattaaaaatactttgTGTTATCAAATGGACGAATTATACTTGAGTGATAGTAATCTATCTGGAGGTTCCAACAGCATGAAACGTATtagaaggaaaaagaagagaacCATGTCTACTACAAGCTATGTTACCGAGGATGAGTACATTAGCGATGATGTTGAAGACGGggatgatgatgacgaagattttaataaagagGCTATTGACACTATAGAGAGAAGTATGGAAAATAACCATGATTTAGATACTGCAATGTTAGAGATGAATACTTTAAGAATGAGTATGAATGTTACATACCACGAAGTTAGATTGGCCACTGTTCAGGCGATGATGAAACGGGTGTATAATTTTGTTATGACAGGTACTTTGAAGCCCAAAGAAGCTGTAGTTAAAGTTTTTGCTCATTGGGGTgctttatttaaaagagaAGCTTTTGATGAGGATGAATTTGTTGATTTaatgaatataataatgaatGATTGTGAACAAGTATTTAGTTCCGTTTCTTCTGCTGGTAGTGGAGTAAAACCACCTCCAGGATTCGAAATTAAGGCTGATTTCATATTATTCAATTGCTTTAATATTCTATATGATTTAGATATTTTGGAGGAGGAAATTATTTACAAATGGTGGGATTTATTGAATAAAGATAATGGTCAATCTAGGGAGGTTAATAGATTGGTTACCAAATGGATCGAATGGTTAAAGACTgcagaagaggaagaagaagaagaggaagaagaagaggaggaagaagatAATGAGAATGGAGCTACAGAGAAGTGA
- the MSS4 gene encoding 1-phosphatidylinositol-4-phosphate 5-kinase (similar to Saccharomyces cerevisiae YDR208W | MSS4 | Multicopy Suppressor of Stt4 mutation), producing MSVEYPARFYYHYNNNNSSCTTSINTDIKSNNNTSSVETVTKEKNIILLQQQTREKEKKEDQNTQRLVYLNAFSDSRSFIKQENHSNINLAPNSNIVKQPECHIKDPTITIGTIINNNISDTNHINNNIITNNTVKKILLTIQGHTPHTSDSSFATTTSSSSSSMERERQQQQHQLEDIDNQNTISSPTSIESILVPNNTNTNTNTGGDTINSNNGINTTLNNCTRNHNNNNNNNNNNNNNNTTTATNNNKNTPVINSATTINNNIMGTDYKDRKTGKINILPNTTSNGTLRNHPFYIKNNNNNIDSSSGINSTNTDIINIKNKVNAYNIKHFTGKNNNTGNTNIKINNIPTYFNNNHNNSNINNNNLNSKAVQHKKSAELTDNEVVQYSVLNTTTTTNSTSSDDNESFTGIIGHNEINNKNNLDIPAVNTATATATAPSLLSSPPPTAAATNTTTTTTTTINNNNNNNKNNNYNTMNNVNDNNDNNAVVMDTESLSDTGSYFTSDKDTGVLLNKTISRNIIPKKKQQPNIKKKRHSDININHNIYNNNNGSNSRRSTGIFSTTSMPGSQSVNNNATPNIRQPPFFSHKHSQIIPVGDSAETFHNSNTNIVSTNNYNTDSTSSGSGSTDNLLGSKHRHHRVNDDNLKRSELASKEIRKMRQSLLLKRNTRLHNHHNANDKKNRKNYGNSLLDDDRVLVGNRVSEGHVNFTIAYNMLTGIRVAVSRCSGIMKPLTNTDFKLTKKLVFDYHGNESTPSSQYAFKFKDYSPEVFRELRCLFGIDPADYLMSLTSKYILSELNSPGKSGSFFYFSRDYKYIIKTIHHSEHRHLRKTLKNYYNHVKENPNTLISQFYGLHRVKMPFSYKNQIKHRKIYFLVMNNLFAPHLDIHASYDLKGSTWGRLTPTESHPNIYNENDDDTNRPVLKDLNWINSNMHIEFGPLKKQKFLEQLRKDVTLLSKLNIMDYSLLLGIHDMDRGNDLLNLDDGNENYNDNIQKGHAPLTKSGNNNNNNARVDNSHAFGLHYFQQYEGGIRSSDKLDHDTNKIYFIGIIDCLTNYNIIKRLETFIRSINHDLSEVSAIPPKAYSDRFYTFISKSIEPSPSISTSTSENVS from the coding sequence atgtCTGTTGAATATCCAGCgagattttattatcattataacaataacaatagtagtTGTACCACTTCCATTAATACTGATATCAagagtaataataacaccagTTCAGTAGAAACTGTAAcgaaagagaaaaatataatattattacagCAGCAAAcaagagaaaaagagaaaaaggaaGATCAAAATACACAAAGATTAGTGTATTTAAATGCTTTTTCAGATAGTAGAAGTTTCATAAAGCAAGAAAACCATAGTAACATTAATTTGGCTCCAAATTCTAATATAGTTAAGCAACCAGAGTGCCACATCAAAGATCCAACCAtcaccattggtactataattaataataatatcagcGATACTaatcatataaataataatattattactaataacactgttaaaaaaatactattaACTATACAGGGTCACACACCACATACTTCAGACTCTTCTTTCGCTACGACtacatcatcatcgtcatcaaGTATGGAGAGAGAAAGgcaacaacagcagcatCAATTGGAAGATATTGACAACCAAAATACTATAAGTAGCCCAACTTCTATAGAAAGCATTCTTGTGCCCAATAAcactaatactaatactaatactggTGGTGATACAATTAATTCAAATAACGGTATAAACACTACTTTAAACAATTGTACCCgcaatcataataataataataataataataataataataataataataatactactactgctactaataataataagaatactcctgttattaatagtgcaacaacaattaacaacaatataatGGGTACTGATTATAAGGACAGGAAAACTGGGAAAATCAATATTCTGCCGAATACTACTTCAAATGGCACTTTAAGAAATCATCccttttatattaaaaacaataacaacaacattgATAGCAGTAGCGGGATCAATAGTACCAACACggatattataaatataaaaaataaagttaatgCTTATAATATAAAGCATTTTActggaaaaaataacaatactggcaatactaatattaagataaataatattcccacctattttaataataatcataataacagcaatatcaataacaataacctTAATAGCAAGGCTGTGCAACATAAAAAGAGCGCTGAGCTTACAGATAATGAAGTTGTGCAATATTCTGTGTTgaatactactactacaaCAAATAGTACATCATCCGATGATAATGAAAGCTTTACTGGGATAATTGGCCATAACGaaattaacaataaaaataatttagatATACCTGCTGTTAATACTGCTACTGCTACTGCCACTGCTCCTTCTCTTCTTTCTTCTCCCCCTCCTACCGCTGCCGCTACTaataccaccaccaccaccaccaccaccatcaacaacaataacaacaacaacaagaacaacaatTATAATACCATGAATAACGTGAATGATAATAACGATAACAATGCTGTAGTGATGGATACGGAAAGTTTGTCAGATACAGGATCTTATTTTACAAGCGATAAAGATACTGgtgtattattaaataaaactatcAGCAGAAATATTATTCCGAAGAAGAAACAACAGcctaatattaaaaagaaaagacaTAGCGATATAAATATCAACCATAATATttacaataacaataatggtagCAATAGCAGAAGATCTACTGGAATTTTTTCCACCACCTCAATGCCTGGTTCACAAtctgttaataataatgcaaCTCCCAATATACGACAACCACCCTTTTTTTCACACAAACATTCACAGATTATACCTGTTGGTGATAGTGCGGAAACTTTTCATAATAGCAATACTAATATTGTTAGCACTAATAATTACAATACCGACAGCACCAGCAGTGGTAGTGGCAGTACAGACAATTTGTTGGGAAGCAAACATCGCCACCACCGAGTAAACGACgataatttgaaaagatCAGAACTGGCTTCTAAGGAAATAAGGAAGATGAGAcaatctttattattaaaaagaaataccCGTTTACATAACCATCATAATGCaaatgacaaaaaaaacagaaagaACTATGGCAACAGTTTATTGGATGATGATCGTGTGCTAGTGGGAAACAGAGTTAGTGAAGGGCATGTTAATTTTACTATTGCATATAATATGTTAACTGGTATTAGAGTGGCAGTTAGCCGATGTTCAGGTATTATGAAACCACTAACTAACACCGATTTTAAATTAACGAAAAAACTAGTTTTTGATTATCATGGCAATGAATCAACACCAAGCTCACAATATgcatttaaatttaaagattATTCCCCGGAGGTGTTTAGAGAGTTAAGGTGCTTGTTTGGAATTGACCCGGCCGATTATTTGATGTCCTTAACAtccaaatatattttaagtGAATTGAATTCGCCAGGTAAAAGTGgctcttttttctattttagtAGAGATTACAAGTACATAATCAAAACTATTCATCATTCGGAACATCGGCACTTACGCAagactttaaaaaattattataatcatGTCAAAGAAAACCCAAATACATTGATTTCTCAATTTTATGGGTTACACAGAGTTAAAATGCCATTTTCGTACAAGAATCAAATTAAACATaggaaaatatattttttggttatgaataatttatttgcaCCTCATTTGGACATACATGCATCTTACGATTTGAAGGGTAGTACATGGGGTAGGTTGACACCTACGGAAAGTCATCCTAATATTTATAACGAAAATGACGATGACACAAACCGACCcgttttaaaagatttgaaCTGGATTAACTCCAATATGCACATAGAGTTTGGGCCtttaaagaaacaaaagttTTTAGAGCAATTGCGCAAAGACGTAACACTATTgagtaaattaaatatcATGGACTATTCCTTATTACTCGGCATTCATGATATGGATAGGGGTAAtgatttattgaatttagATGATGGTaatgaaaattataatgataacaTACAAAAGGGACATGCACCGTTAACAAAGAGtggcaacaacaataataacaacgcGAGAGTGGATAATAGCCATGCTTTTGGATTACATTATTTCCAGCAGTATGAGGGTGGCATAAGATCTAGTGATAAATTAGATCATGATACAAATaagatatattttatagGGATAATCGACTGTTTGACAAATTACAATATAATCAAGAGGTTGGAAACATTTATTAGAAGTATTAACCATGATTTAAGCGAAGTTAGTGCTATACCACCAAAAGCTTATTCTGATAGATTTTATACATTTATTTCCAAGTCAATTGAACCATCGCCATCAATTAGTACAAGCACTAGTGAGAACGTATCATGA
- the CPP2 gene encoding cysteine-rich palmitoylated domain-containing protein CPP2: MSYHNQQGYYQQGPPQQVYYQQGPPQGYYQQGPPQPVYVQQAPPPQQGDDCCGTCLKVMCCCCLLEMLCGGL, from the coding sequence ATGAGTTATCACAATCAACAAGGATATTATCAACAAGGTCCACCACAACAAGTATATTATCAACAAGGACCTCCTCAAGGATATTATCAACAAGGCCCACCACAGCCAGTTTATGTCCAACAAGCTCCTCCTCCTCAACAGGGAGATGATTGTTGTGGGACCTGTTTGAAGGTGAtgtgttgttgctgtttaTTAGAAATGTTATGTGGTGgcttataa
- the UME6 gene encoding DNA-binding transcriptional regulator UME6 (similar to Saccharomyces cerevisiae YDR207C | UME6 | Unscheduled Meiotic gene Expression): MKVGVQLPSSSALNYANNADADNKENMTTQSPEESETMEKYDKEEENCRGNKNFGMVLERRNESEQVETGEEEYNDEEEEDGDEDKNENGDCNVKTTINYSIKTADVLSSYNISSVQSNYNQKSHVLSLLSDRLPNVAKPTKAPFNTPVVSPLTSPNAKVNQNESRNIVLAPILDKFNSTPTASHNHTVNKNYQQHIQQQKKQTVSYVRSIPTTENNINNSIIAANNTNHGGLSLPGISELLRKEKIKDFIDTSIPDSSTMNTNIVSDYKILNNSPIQRGKSLSPFPQALIKKSVFCSNNSNCKMKGISISNMDNTIETDYNTLKPPSTPLIQTLGTPSNIRKREYSNDIDITSDNNQTTNLPITDRYIKIIKSKTKNQKENNGNTSIATTSEYLDNSNNNSHGIHNNNNNNNNNNNNNNNNNNNNNNNNNNNNTHTHTTHNSNDNNINSNNLIINNKFNCNELTPKRIHINSCKKLTDPYVSTDLPLDHKIRIFAPSSSTFIRPGSEYNESQLEESTHGIDVIANDDSSSVKTNLISMSSSSAMSNIIKPINHNNVFLNNSNIEHKNIRVSRDSRHIMDEKVEINSFDNKNKKQSSKNRNLFVMINPDSSINNSPVISRDDRFSQGLILSNDNTTHSVINTADNAINEDTTFRHHVFQPLTKLEETKSRLLSSSELTSMSNEKTLKRATNTNSAVAYMQPPTSTSSNLEFHDSLDNEEEILGATIISNMKSSLFTQHNSFQLNTTSTANIYNTSTNGFDITNSSLGNTTQTASSSNLLQSQSVTSSSSPVMGNNKSSLLSGNTPTLPTSAKDRNSSATAQYNKILSLSNTSTNLAPKNKTTRNKTTNTRRKRSRNIGKQVVGNTSTAQNEFGKDIHYLPFKKLKLQNNTIDNGSNNENDNKNELGTKDIEGVETLLTAAELLQHQAPLENGKDDKCKAVGNNSNRKNPSNNGTYTTATNNSTRHTSQGSRSRTGCWICRLRKKKCSEEKPHCSNCTRLNLNCIYSYEKPDFITKIELKSLKLEEIKKKTKEAKRNAMKKKKP, translated from the coding sequence ATGAAGGTTGGTGTCCAACTTCCATCTTCTTCTGCACTGAATTATGCTAACAATGCTGATGCTgacaataaagaaaatatgaCTACTCAGAGTCCTGAAGAATCAGAAACAATGGAAAAGTACGacaaggaagaagaaaattgtAGAGGCAATAAAAACTTTGGGATGGTATTAGAAAGGCGTAATGAAAGTGAGCAGGTTGAGACAGGAGAAGAAGAGTATAATGAcgaagaggaagaggatGGAGATGAGgacaaaaatgaaaatggcGATTGCAATGTCAAAACTACTATTAACTATAGCATTAAAACTGCAGACGTACTGTCATCGTATAATATATCTTCAGTCCAAAGTAATTACAATCAAAAATCACATGTATTATCTTTACTTTCTGACAGATTACCTAATGTTGCTAAACCAACAAAAGCCCCTTTTAATACTCCAGTTGTTAGCCCCCTAACTTCCCCAAATGCAAAAGTTAATCAGAATGAATCTAGGAATATTGTATTGGCTCCTATCTTggataaatttaattctaCACCTACCGCTAGTCATAATCATACtgtcaataaaaattacCAACAGCAtatacaacaacaaaaaaagcaGACAGTTAGTTATGTAAGGAGCATTCCTACTacagaaaataatataaacaatagCATCATTGCTgccaataatactaatcaTGGTGGCTTGTCTTTGCCTGGTATTAGTGAGCTActaagaaaagaaaaaatcaaagatTTTATTGACACATCCATTCCCGATAGCTCCACTATGAATACCAATATTGTATCTGACtacaaaattttaaataattcacCAATACAGAGGGGGAAATCATTATCACCATTTCCACAAGCATTAATCAAGAAAAGTGTGTTTTGTTCAAATAACTCAAATTGTAAAATGAAAGGTATTAGCATTTCTAATATGGATAATACAATTGAAACAGATTACAATACATTAAAACCACCTAGTACGCCTTTGATACAAACTTTAGGTACACCTTcaaatattagaaaaaggGAATATTCCAATGATATCGATATTACTAGTGATAATAACCAGACAACTAATCTGCCCATAACTGatagatatataaaaataataaaaagcaagactaaaaaccaaaaagaaaacaatgGAAATACTAGTATTGCCACTACTTCAGAATATTtagataatagtaataataattctcatggtattcataataataataataataataataataataataataataataataataataataataataataataataataataataataataatactcaTACTCATACTACACACAatagtaatgataataatataaactCCAATAacttaataattaataataaattcaatTGCAATGAATTAACTCCCAAGCGAATACATATAAACAGTTGTAAAAAACTAACTGATCCATATGTTTCTACCGATTTACCACTAGATCATAAAATTAGAATTTTTGCTCCGTCTTCAAGCACTTTTATTAGACCAGGCAGCGAATACAATGAATCTCAATTGGAAGAGTCTACACATGGTATTGATGTTATTGCGAATGATGACAGCAGTTCAGTAAAAACAAACCTAATTTCAATGTCCTCCTCTTCAGCTATgtcaaatataataaagccAATTAACCATAATAACGTTTTTCTAAATAACAGCAATATTGAACATAAAAACATAAGGGTCAGTCGGGATAGTCGTCACATCATGGACGAAAAAGTGGAAATTAACTcctttgataataaaaataaaaagcaaagtagcaaaaacagaaatttatttgttatgaTAAATCCAGATAGTAGCATAAATAATAGCCCAGTAATAAGTAGGGATGATAGATTTTCGCAAGGTTTGATTCTTTCTAATGATAATACCACACATTCAGTAATAAATACAGCCGATAACGCCATCAATGAGGATACAACTTTTAGACATCATGTTTTCCAACCACTAACTAAATTGGAGGAAACTAAATCAAGATTATTAAGTTCTAGTGAATTGACATCTATGTCTAAcgaaaaaactttaaagcGAGCAACGAACACTAATTCTGCAGTTGCTTATATGCAGCCGCCTACATCCACATCATCAAATTTAGAATTTCATGATTCTCTTGATAATGAAGAGGAAATTTTAGGTGCTACCATTATTTCAAATATGAAATCTTCCTTGTTTACACAGCATAattcttttcaattgaaTACCACGTCAACTGctaatatttataacacTTCTACAAATGGCTTTGATATCACAAACTCTAGTCTAGGAAATACTACACAAACCGCATCATCTTCGAACCTACTGCAATCGCAAAGTGTAACAAGTTCATCTTCGCCTGTAATGGGGAATAACAAATCATCCCTGCTTTCAGGTAACACACCGACTTTGCCTACCAGCGCTAAAGATAGGAATAGCTCTGCAACTGCCCAgtataacaaaattttaagCCTTAGCAATACATCAACCAATCTAGCccccaaaaataaaactactagaaataaaacaacCAATACTAGAAGAAAAAGGTCTAGAAATATAGGGAAACAGGTTGTTGGCAATACTAGTACTGCACAAAATGAATTTGGAAAGGATATTCATTATCTTccctttaaaaaattgaaattgcaaaataatactatagATAATGGTAGTAACAATGAAAACGATAACAAAAACGAATTAGGAACTAAAGATATAGAAGGCGTCGAGACTTTATTAACAGCAGCAGAATTGCTACAACATCAAGCCCCTTTGGAAAATGGGAAAGACGATAAATGTAAGGCAGTTGGAAACAACAGCAACCGTAAAAACCCAAGTAATAATGGCACATATACTACCGCTACTAATAATTCCACACGACATACTTCCCAAGGTTCCAGATCAAGAACTGGGTGCTGGATTTGCAGattaaggaaaaagaagtgTTCAGAGGAAAAGCCTCATTGCAGCAATTGTACTAGATTGAATTTAAATTGTATCTATAGTTACGAAAAGCCGGActttataacaaaaattgaactgaaaagtttaaaattggaggaaattaaaaaaaagacaaaagaGGCCAAACGCAACgcaatgaagaagaagaagccataa